The following is a genomic window from Prevotella sp. E13-17.
GATAGTCAAATTGCGTGCTGCTCAGCAAGCGGTCGTTGATAAAAAGGTCCTCAACAAACGAGCTGTAGGATGCCCCACAGTCCATCACAAACTGATTACTGAGAAACGCCACCTGATAACCGGCATTGCGCATCAGCGTGGTGAAAAACGGATACTCATACCACTGTTGTCTGTCGCCCACGCAATACATCGAAAACATGCTCTGGAACGACTCGCATGTGGCGTTCCAACTGCTGATGGCATCACTAAACACTGCCAGTCTGCCAGTCGCCATCAGACTGTCTTGACTGGGTGTGGTAGGCAACTCATAACCATAAAGGTGAGAGTGGTATTTATTATAACTCTCGCCCAATATCAGCACGACATGTGGCGGTGCATCATCACCAAGGGTGGCCTCGCCCTTACCGGCATTCTCATGCAGCACCTCTATCACCTGTTTCATCTGCATGTTCTCTACCACAGCATCCAACAGTCGGTAGATAGGTACATAGAAGCCCGTTCGCGTGTCGTCATCGCCTATTTTCTCTTCTATGTCGATATCCTTCAGTCCCTCGATAATATTATAGTAGAGAATCTTCTTGTTCATGGTGCACGACCAGCCCGATATCAGTAGCAGCAACAGCAGACTGCCGCCTAAGGTTGCGCGTCGGGTCTGCATAAAACGACGGAAAACATGCTTCAGCTTTTCGCGCCAATCACGCTTAATGCCCACACATATATGTGCCGACAACAGCGCCACAATCAGCATCAGTGGCGACCACAACAGACTACGATCTGCATAACTGCCTATCGCCTCGGTGGTCTCGTTCACATTCGACTGCAGAGCCATCTGCAACAGAATGGGTACTATCGGTGAGTTGGTGCGATAGTAGAGCGCCATGTCAACCATGGCCGTCAGGTATAGAATAGGGTAGAGACACCCTTTCAACCCCCATTGCATCCATTTTGGCAGAGCACACAGCAGGGCACTCAGCACATACACGTCGAACAACAATTCAAAGAAGGACCAGAACCGGCTGCAACCGCCCCAGGGTTCAA
Proteins encoded in this region:
- a CDS encoding phosphoethanolamine transferase produces the protein MVNKKAIKKFLGYILRPVEEEMVFFLFMYMLGAVCILFEPWGGCSRFWSFFELLFDVYVLSALLCALPKWMQWGLKGCLYPILYLTAMVDMALYYRTNSPIVPILLQMALQSNVNETTEAIGSYADRSLLWSPLMLIVALLSAHICVGIKRDWREKLKHVFRRFMQTRRATLGGSLLLLLLISGWSCTMNKKILYYNIIEGLKDIDIEEKIGDDDTRTGFYVPIYRLLDAVVENMQMKQVIEVLHENAGKGEATLGDDAPPHVVLILGESYNKYHSHLYGYELPTTPSQDSLMATGRLAVFSDAISSWNATCESFQSMFSMYCVGDRQQWYEYPFFTTLMRNAGYQVAFLSNQFVMDCGASYSSFVEDLFINDRLLSSTQFDYRNDEIHPYDLGLVNDYRRLKQKVSQHNLWIFHFMGLHADFHERYPESWQRFTATDYDRPDLKEADLQILADYDNAILYNDYVIKRIIDEFKDKDALIVFVADHGERVYDDCQVFGRNLTWNPIDIKSQFSIPFWIYATPKYCEHHQDDFKAIQAAQDKRYMTDAIGHTLLRLAGVKTPYYRAERDVVSPRYDENRKRIIREERDFDEIIRN